The genome window TCCAGCCGTCGCCCTGGTGCACCTGGGTCCAGATCAGGAAGGCCAGCGCCAGCACCGCGGTGACCAGCCCGAGCTTCAGCGCCAGCGCCCGGGCCCGCAGCCGGATGTCACCGACCGTCTTGAGCGAGCTGAAGACGGCGCCGTGGAAGGTGAAGAGCACCAGGGTGGTCAGGCCGCCGAGGATCGCGTACGGGTTGAGCAGGTCCCAGAACGAGCCGGTGTAGTTCTTCGCCTGGTCGATGTGCACGCCGTGCACGATGTTGGCGAAGGCCACGCCCCAGAGGAAGGCCGGCAGCAGCGAGGTCCAGAAGATGGCCTCCTCCCAGTTCCGCTGCCAGCGCTCCTCGCTGCGCTTGTGCCGGTACTCGAAGGCCACGCCGCGCACGATCAGGCAGACCAGGATGACCAGCAGCGGGATGTAGAAGCCGCTGAACAGCGTCGCGTACCAGTCCGGGAAGGCGGCGAAGGTGGCGCCGCCGGCGGTCAGCAGCCAGACCTCGTTGCCGTCCCAGACCGGGCCGATGGTGTTGATCAGCACCCGGCGCTCGGCCCGGTCGCGGGCCAGCAGCTTGGTGAGGATCCCGATCCCGAAGTCGAAGCCCTCCAGGAAGAAGTAGCCGATCCACAGCACCGCGATCAGCACGAACCAGACGTCGTGGAGTTGCATGTCCCTCTCCCGGGCTCAGTAGGCGAAGGCGAGCGGCTGGTCGGCGTCCTCGTCCGAGGACGGTCCGCGCAGCGTCGGGTCCTTGGCGGGGGGCTGCTCCTCGACGTCGGGTCCGGCCTTGGCGTACTTGACCATCAGTCGGACCTCGACCACCGCGAGGACCGCGTAGAGCGCGGTGAAGGTGGCGAAGGCGCCGATCTGCATGCCGATGCTGACGTTGGGCGAGACCGAGTCGGCGGTGGTCATCAGGCCGAAGACGGACCAGGGCTGACGGCCCATCTCGGTGAAGACCCAGCCGAAGCTGTTGGCGATCAGCGGGAAGCCCATGGTCAGGATCCCGATCCGCCAGCTCCACTTGGTGAGGAACGGGCCCATCTCCCTGGTCCGGGTGAGCATCAGGCGCGGCACCTCCTCCTCGCCGGTGCGGAACTCGGGGGCCAGGAACCGCCGTTTGCGGGTGGTCCAGAGTCCGATCAGGGCGGCGACGAAGGAGGTCATGCCGAAGCCCATCATCAACCGGAAGCCCCAGTAGGTGACGAAGATGTTGGGGATGTAGTCCTGCGGGTTGCCGCCGTACTTGGCGGCCTCGGCCCGGGCGGTGTCGTTGATGCCGGGCACCGCGTCGTGGAAGTTGCTCTTGGCGAGGAAGGACAGTATCCCGGGGACCTGCAGCTCGACCGAGTTGTGGCCCTTGGAGACGTCGCCGATCGCGAAGATGGAGAACGGCGCGGGCGCCTGGGTGTCCCAGAGCGCTTCGGCGGAGGCCATCTTCATCGGCTGCTGCTCGAACATCACCTTGGCCAGGGTGTCGCCGCTGACCGCCGTGCCGAGACCGGCCACCACCGCCACGGCCAGGCCGACCCGCAGCGAGGTGCGCATCGAGGCGATCTGCCGGCCGTCGGTCCGCTCGGGGCGCCGCTTGGCCTTCCACAGGTGGTAGGAGGCGATGCCGACCATGAAGGCGGCGCCGGTCAGGAAGGAGGCGGTCAGGGTGTGGAAGACCTGGGCCAGGGTGGTGTCCTGGAACAGCACCTTGCCGATGTCGGTGAGCCGGGCCTTCTTGGTGACCGGGTCGATGGTGTATCCGTTCGGGTGCTGCATCCAGGAGTTGGCGGCCAGGATGAAGTACGCGGAGAGCACCGTGCCGATCGCCACCATCCAGATGCAGGCGCAGTGCAGCTTCTTCGGCAGCTTGTCCCAGCCGAAGATCCACAGGCCGATGAAGGTGGACTCGAAGAAGAAGGCGATCAGCGCCTCCATCGCGAGCGGGGCGCCGAAGACGTCACCGACGAAGCGCGAGTAGTCGGACCAGTTCATGCCGAACTGGAACTCCTGCACGATCCCGGTCACCACGCCCATGGCGATGTTGATCAGGAAGAGCTTCCCCCAGAACTTGGTCGCGTGGAAGTACTTCTGCTTCCCCGTGCGGACCCATGCGGTCTCCAGCCCGGCGACCAGGGCCGCGAGGGAGATCGTCAGCGGGACGAAGAGGAAGTGATAGACGGTCGTGACCCCGAACTGCCATCGAGCGATGGTCTCGTGAGCGAGTGCTAGCTCCACTTCGGCCTCTTCCTTGCCGATCGTTGCCCGTTCTGACCTGGTTTCACCCAGAATCCTGCCGTACACGCCAGACAAAAGTGCGCTTTGCCGCAAAGCACACCAATGCATGTCAGGCTTGCGAGCTTGTGAACGTGAACACGTTCACAAGCGTGGTGACAGTAGACCACACGGGCGTTCGAGGAGGAAGGGCGGGGGTGGGGTGAACGACACCCATAAGGAAGGTGTAGAAGCGGGTCGGCCCACAGGAACGAAGGCGAAGCGGACGACGAGCCCGCTCAGCCCAGGGCGACCGGCAGCACCAGCCGGAACACCGCGCCCTCGCCGGCCACCGTCTCCAGCCCGAGCTCGCCGCCGTGGGCCCGGGCCAGCGCGGCCGCGATGGCCAGCCCGAGGCCCGCTCCCCCGCCGTCCTGCCGGCTGCGCGAGGCGTCCACCCGGTAGAACCGCTCGAACACCCGCTCCGCCTGATCGTCCGTCAGGCCCGGCCCGGAGTCGGCCACTTCGATCACGCAGCAGCCGTCCAGCCGCCCCACCGCGATCCGCACCGGGGTGCCCGGCGGGGTGTGCTTCACGGCGTTGCCGACCAGGTTGGTCACCACCTGGCGCAGCCGCGCCTCCTCGCCCAGCACCGGCGCGGCGGCCGGCGCCCCGGTGCCGCCGGGGCCGGTGAGCGAGACCGGACGGCTCGGGTCCAGCGCGGTCACGTCGTGCAGCGCGTCGGCGGCCAGCGTGCGCAGGTCCATCGGCGCGAGGTCGAGCGGGCGCTCCTCGTCCAGCCGGGCCAGCGTCAGCAGGTCCTCGACCAGGCCGCCCATCCGCACGGCCTCGCTCTCGATCCGGTCCATGGTGCGCTTGACGTCCGTCTCGGACCGCAGCGCGCCCATCCGGTAGAGCTCGGCGAAGCCCCGGATGCCGGCCAGCGGGGTGCGCAGCTCGTGCGAGGCGTCGGCGACGAAGCGGCGCATCCGCGACTCGGAGGCGGCCTGCGCGGCGAACGCCGTCTCGATCTGGTCGAGCATCCCGTTCAATGCGAGCGAGAGCCGGCCGACCTCGGTGGCGTTGGACGGCTCGGGCATCCGGTAGGACATCTCACCGCCGGCGATCAGCTCGGTGCCGCGCTCGATCCGGCGCAGCGGCCGCAGCCCGGCCCGCACCGCGAGCGCGCCCAGCCCGCCGATCAGCACCAGCACCGCGCCGCCGATCACCAGGAAGCCGACCCGCAGCTTCTCCACCGTGGAGTTCACCTCGCCCAGCGAGGCGCCGACCACCACGTAGGCGGAGGAGTTGGCCGGGGCCGGCGCCGGGGAGCTGCGCACCACCGGCAGCACCAGCACCCGCCACGGGTCGTCACCATCGGTGCCGGGCACGTCGAAGGCCTCGCCCAGGTGCTCGGTCAGCTCGGCGGGGGTGAAGTGCGGCAGCCGCAGCACCGGGTCGGAGGGCGTCATCGGCTGCGCCATCGACCGCAGCACGCTGCCGTCGGCGCTCAGCATCCGCACCTCGTAGAGGCTGGGCAGGCCGGCCAGGTTGCCCGAGCGCTTGCTGGCGACGGAGTTGTCGGTGACGAACGGCGAGACCGGCGGCCCGGCGGACTGGCGCTGCCCGCCGCGGTGCGACATCGGCGTGCCGACCCGCTCCAGCTGCTGGTCGAGCCGGTTGGTCAGCTGCGAGCGCACGGTGCCGAGCACCACCACGTCGCTGACCACCAGCCCGGTGGCGACCAGCACCAGGGTGAGCGCCAACAGCCGCGCCCGCAGCGAGAACGGGCGGCCGACCAGCCGGCGCACCCCCGTCAGCCGACCCACCAGCTCAGTCCTGCGCCTGCTGCGGCGGCCGGCGCAGCGCGTAGCCGATGCCGCGCACCGTGTGGATCAGCTTGGCGCCGTGCTCCGGGCCGGAGTCGAGCTTGCGGCGCAGGTAGGAGATGTAGGACTCGACGATGCTGAGGTCGCCGCCGAAGTCGTAGGCCCAGACGTGGTCCAGGATCTGGGTCTTGGAGACCACCCGGCCGACGTTGGCCATCAGGTAGTGCAGCAGCTTGAACTCGGTGGGCGAGAGCGAGACCGGACGGCCGTCCCGGGTCACCTCGTGGGCCAGCGGGTCCAGGGTGAGGTCGGCCACCACCAGTCGGCCGTCCTCGGCGGGGCCGCCGGCCCGGCGCAGGATCGCCCGGATCCGGGCGATCAGCTCCTCCAGGCTGAACGGCTTGGTCACGTAGTCGTCGGCGCCGGCCGCCAGGCCGTGCACCTTGTCCTCGGTGCCGTCCTTGGCGGTGAGGAAGAGCACCGGCAGGTGGTCGGCCGGGCGCGGGCGGCCCGGGCGGGCGGCCAGGCCGGCCGGGTTGGCGATCTGCTGGCGGCGGGTCTGCTCGCGCAGCCGCTCGACCACGGTGAAGCCGTCCAGGTCCGGCAGCATCACGTCGAGCACCACCAGGTCGGGGCGCTCCTCGGTGATCAGCGCGAGGGCCTCCTCGCCGCTGGCCGCGGACTCCACCCGGAAACCGGAGAAGCGCAGCGAGGCGGAGAGCAGTTCGCGGATGTTCGGCTCGTCGTCCACCACCAGGAGGAAGGCCTCGCCGCTGGACTGACTGCTCGGCGCCTGCGCGGCGGGAGCGGTGGCCTGGCGGGTGGCGTCCTGGGTGGCGGTCCCTGACATCACGGCGTGTGCCTCCCGGTTCTGGGCAGTGGCTATCGGATTACAGACCGATCGGATGACAGCTTCCGGAGGCTACGCGAAATCCGTGAGAAATGCATGAGCCGGTTGGTCCCTCCGTATTCGCAGGGACCAACCGGATCGGCCTGGTCACACCGGGTGTCCCAAGCGGGACCCGGCCGGTTCGCGACCGAACCTGGTCTCAGACGGTTTCCGCGGTCGCCGTGGCGAGAGCGGCTCGGGCCGCGCCGCGGGCCTGCGCCCGGCGCGCGTAGCTCATGGTCCAGAACACCAGCACGCCGGTGAAGGCGTACGGCAGGACGCTGTTCACGGTGACCACCGTGCCGTGCGAGAGCGAGTAGACGCAGGCGATCCGGACCACCGCCTCGACCAGCATGCCCACGCCCCAGCCGATGGTCAGGTTGCGCTGCACGGTGCGGAAGCCCTCGAACTGCCACAGGCCGTTCCACCAGGCGACCTGCTCGGGGGTGCCGTCGGTGGCGAACTTGCGGCCGAAGTAGAACATCAGCGGCCGCGGCGCCGCCAGGGTGGCCAGGCAGAGCAGGCCGAACAGCCCGGTCACCGCGGAGTCCTTGGCCAGCAGCAGCCGGGCGTCGTGCGGGCCGATGAAGGAGACCACCACGGTGATCGCCACGAAGAGCAGCGAGATCATCGCGAACTCGTCGGCCCGGCGGTGCCAGGCCAGGTAGATCACGATGTCCAGGACCGGCCCGAGGCCGGAGAGCAGCAGCGCGACGTACTCGCTGGTGTGCCCGTGGAAGTGGTTGTAGATCAGGATCGGCGCGACGACGTTGAAGGCGATGCTGATCACCCAGCCCAGCGCGGCGCTGGAGCGCTTGCGGGCAGGAGCGGGCGGTGGCGCGGTGGTGCTGGACAAGGTGGTGCCCCCGAAGTGGTGCGAGACGTGCTGTGCGAAAGCGCCGGCAGGGATCGCCGGGCCGACGCACATTGTGGCGGAACCATGGAGGAGTCGCCTAGAGGAGCCGCCACTTCGGTTGGCGCGGAACGCAGGTGACCCCGGGTCAGCCTGACCCGGGGTCACCTGTGCGGCGAGGGGTGCCGATCAGCCGCCGGCGGCCCCGCCGAAGCCGCCGCCGCCGAACCCGCCGCCACCGAAGCCGCCCGCGCCGCCGGCCGCGCTGCCGCCCTCGGTGAGCTGGCTCGCCGTGTAACCGCCCGAGCCGTCCGGGGTGCCGACCACCGTGACGCTCTGGCCCGGCTGCAGGTCGCTGACCTTGCCGTCCTGGGTGACCGAGACCTTGGTGGACCCGCCGGTGGTCACCTTGACGATGTTCCCGTTGGCGTCGGTGAGGTAGACGGTGCTGCCGTCCACCAGCTTCACCGTGCCGCGGGTGAAGCCGCCGCTGCCGCCGCCGGCCTGGCCCGAGGCACCGGTGCCCTTGCCCCGGCCGCCGGCCTGGCCGGCACCGGCCTTCTGCAGCGCGGCCGCGATCGCGGACCGGCCGCTGTTAGCGCTGTTCGAGGCGCCGTCGTTCTTCTGGTACCAGGCGCCGCCGGCGAACGCCCCGGCCGCGATCACCCCGCCGGCCAGCAGCAGGGTGAGCCAGGGCAGCTTGCGGCGCGGCGGCGCGGCGAGCTCCGCCCCGATGTCGCGGGCGTCCGGCGGGGTGGCGAGCAGTTCGGCCTGCGCCATCGCCTCGGCCGAGAGGGTCGCGGCCGCCGGCACGACCGGCAGGCGCATCGTGTCGTCGGACCTGACCAGGTCGCTGTTGTTGGTAGCCATGGGGTTCCTCACTCGTGCCGCAGGGCGTCGATGGGGCGCAGCGAGGCGGCCCGGTTGGCCGGGTAGCTGCCGAAGAAGAGGCCGATCGCGACCGCGATCCCGAACGCTCCGAAGACCGAGGACGGGATCACCACGGGCTTGATCCCGACCACGCTGAAGTGCGAGCCGATCATCCCGACCGCCACCCCGAGCCCGGCTCCGAGCACCGAGAGCAGGGTGGACTCGGCCAGGAACTGCCCGAGGATCACCGCCTTCGGCGCGCCCAGCGCCTTGCGGATGCCGATCTCCCGGGTCCGCTCGGTCACCGTGACCAGCATGATGTTGGTGATGCCGATCCCGCCGACCAGCAGCGAGATCGCGGCCACCGCGCCGAGCAGCACGGTGAAGGTCTGGCTGGTGGACTCCCGGGTGCTGAGCAGCGAGGCCTGGTTGCTGACCCGGAAGTCGAGCTTGGTCGGGTCGGTCAGCGAGTGGGTGCCCATCAGGATCTGGGTGATCTCGGACTGCGCCTGGGTGGTGGTCTCCGCCGAGGTCGCCTGCACCAGGATCTGGTTGACCGAGCTGAAGCCGGTGAAGGCGTTCTGCACGGTCGGCAGCGGGGCGATCACCACGTCGTCCGGGTCGGTGAAGCCGGTCGAGGAGCCCTTGGTGGCCAGCACGCCGACCACGGTGAACGGGGTGCCGCCGAGGGTGATCTGCTTGCCGACCGGGTTCTCGGTGTCGAACAGCTGCTGCGCGGTGGTCGAGCCGATCACCGCCACCTTGCGGGAGTTGAGCACGTCGTCGTTGCTGAAGTAGTCGCCCTGGGCGATCTTCGAGTTGGTGGTCTCGAAGTACGCCGGGTAGGTGCCGATCACCGAGCCCGGGGTGTACGAGATGTTGCCGTAGGTGGCGGCCGCGGTGGTGGTGACCTCGGGCGCGACCGACTTGATGTCGGGCGCCGCCGTCGGGTTGGCCAGCGCCTTGGCGTCGTCCACGGTCAGCTTCTTGACGGTGGAGGCGGTGCGGGCGCCGCCGCTCGCGCCGGAGGAGACGGTCAGCGAGTTGGTGCCGAGCGCGGTGATCGAGTTCTTGACGGCCTGTGAGGAGCCGTTGCCGACCGCCAGCAGCAGGATCACCGAGGCGACGCCGATCAGTACGCCGAGCATGGTGAGCGCGGAGCGCACCTTGTTGGCGTTCAGGCCCGCGACGGCGAACCGGAGCATCTGGAAGAGGATCATCGCGGGCCCCCGACCAGCTGGGAGCGCTGCTGGGCGGCGAGCACCGGCGGCGGCCCGACCACCGGGCCCTGCCGCTTGTCCGAGATGACCTGACCGTCCACCAGGCGCAGCACCCGCTTGGCGTGCGCGGCCACCTCGTCCTCGTGGGTGATCAGCACGACCGTGCGGCCGGCGGCGTTCAGTGCGTCGATGATCGCCAGTACCTCTTCGGTGGAGCGGGTGTCGAGGTTGCCGGTGGGCTCGTCGGCCAGCAGCATGGCCGGCGCGGTGACCAGGGCCCGGGCGACGGCGACGCGCTGCTGCTGGCCGCCGGAGAGCTCGTTGGGCTTGTGGTCCATCCGGCTGCCGAGGCCGACCAGCGAGAGCGCGGCCTCGGCCCGCTGGCGCCGCTCGGCCGCCCGCACCCCGGCGTAGGCCAGCGGGAGCTCGACCTGGGCCAGCGCGGTGGTGCGCGGGACCAGGTTGAAGGACTGGAAGATGAAGCCGATCTTGCGGTTGCGGACCAGCGAGAGCTGCTGCTCGTCCAGGTGGCCGACGTCGATGCCGTCCAGCAGGTAGCGCCCGGCGGTCGGCACGTCCAGGCAGCCCAGGATGTTCATCAGGGTGGACTTGCCGGAGCCGGAGCTGCCCATCACCGCGACGAAGTCGCCCTGCTCGATGTCCAGGCTGACGCCGAGCGGCTCCCCCGTCTGCGGGTCGGACGGACCGCGCAGCGCGTGCACGGTCGCGTCGCCGTGGCCGTAGGACTTGGTGAGCCGGCGGACCTGGATGACCGGGGGCGGCGGGCCGGGCCGCTGCTCCTGCTGCGGCTCCCCGGCCCGGGGGGCCGACCCGCGGGACCGACGGCCCATCAGTTGCCGCCCTTGCTGCCGCCGCCACCGAGGCCGCCACCGCCGCCACCACGACCGCCACCACCACCGAAGCCGCCACCGCCGCCGAAGCCGCCGGGGAAGGCGCCGCTCGGGAAGCCGTTGGAGCCGCCCGAGGTGGTCGGGATGATCTGCACCTTGTCGCCCTCGCTCAGGCCGGAGACCACCTGGTCGGTGGTGTCGCCCTGGACGCCGACGGTGACGCTGACCCGGGAGGTGGTGCCGTCCGGCTTGACCAGGGTCGCGGTGCGGGTGGTGCCGGTGCCGGAGAGCGCGGACGCCGAGACGGAGAGCGCGTTGTCGGCCTCGCCGGTGACCACCGAGATGGTGGCGCTCATGCCGGTGCGCAGCTTGCTGGTGTCACCGTTGATCTGCAGCACCGCGGCGTACTGGACGGCGCTGCCGGACGCGCTGCTGCCCGAACCGCTGGAGACCGGCAGCGGGCTGACGCTCAGCACGCTGGCGTTCAGGGTGGTGTCGGACTGCGCGTTCAGGGTGACGGTGGCCGCCTGGCCCTTCTGCAGCTTCAGCGAGTCCAGCTCCGAGAAGTCGGCGGTGACCTGCATGCCGGTCGGGTTGGTGATCACGATGAAGCCGGACGGGGTGGAGCCCGAGCTGGAGGTCTTGGTGCTGCTCGTGCCGCTGCTGCCGGTGCTGCCGCCGCCGGAGCCGGAGCCCGCGGAGCTGCCGGTGCCGTCCACGGTGTCGCCGACCTTGTTGGAGATCGAGGCGACGGTGCCGGAGACGGTCGCGGTCAGGGTGGTGCCGGCCAGCGCGGTCTGCGCGTTGGTCACGGTGGTCTGCGCGGTGTCGACCTGCTGCTGGGCCTGCGCCACCTGCTGCTGGGCCTGGGCGACCGCGGCCGGGTCCACCTTGGTGGTGGTGATCGTGGTGGTCTGCGGCGCGGGGGCGTTGTTGCCGCCGGAACCGCCGGAACCGCCGGAGCCGCTGTTGCCGCCGCTGCCACTGCTGCTGCCGGTGCCGCTGGAGCTCGGCGCCGGGGAGCTGCTGTCGGAGCTGCTGGGCGACCCGCTCGGCCTCCCTCCCGCGGTGTACGAGGCCTGCACGGCGGCGTTGCCCGCCTGGCCCACCGGCACCGTGCTGGTCGTGGTGGTGCCGGCCTGAGCCTTCGTCAGGTTCGCCTGCGCCGAGCTGAGTCCCGCCTGCGCGGTCGTCAGCGCGGTGTTGGCCGAGTCCACCGCCTGCTGCGCCGCCGTGGTGTCCACGGTGGCGAGCACCTCGCCCGCGGTCACCGTGTCGCCGACCGAGACCCGGACCGCGGTCAGCTTGCCGCCGGTCACGAAGTCCTCGGCCGCGTCGGTCGGCGAGGACAGGGAGCCGGATCCGGACACCGTGGCCAGCACCGTTCCCTTGGTCACGGTCGCCGTCCGGGAGGTCTGCTTCCCGGCCGCGGCACTGCTGGTGCTGTTCACGGTGGAGTAGGCCACGGCGCCCCCGACGAGGAGGGCCACGGCGAGCACTGAGTTGACGAGGACGGCGCCACGCCGTCGCGGGAGGACCTTCATAGCGCACAAGGTTCGCCCGGTGCTCTTGCGAAGTCCTGAGCGGCGTCTGAGCGGACGCTGAATCGCCCACTCTCCCCGGCCCCCGACAAATCAGGACAGAACACCTACCGCCCGCGCCCCGCCGGAAACACTGTTGGCGCAACTCCCAGCATGTTCCCAGCCACCTCGGGCGCACGTCTCACAGGGACCCGCGACCGGGGCCCGCCGGACTACAGGTCGATCTGGTAGCGGATGAAGCCCCGGTTGTCGGCCACCTTGTCGTAGAGCAGCCGGGCGGTCGCGTTGGTCTCGTGGGTCATCCAGTACACCCGCTGGCACTGCCGCTCCCGCGCGAAGTCGGTGACCGCCTCGATCAGCGCCCTGGCCACCCCGCGCCCGCGCACGTCCGCCGCCGTGAACAGGTCCTGGAGGTAACAGACGTCGGGCCCGGAGGTGTTGGCGTGCACCAGGAAGTGGGTGATCCCGACCAGTCGGCCGTCCAGCCGGGCGCCCAGCGCGTGGATCTCGGTGTCCTCCTGGAAGCGGGCCCAGGCGCGGTCAAAGGTGGCCTGCGGCTCGTCGCGCCGGTAGAAGTCCAGGTAGGCCCGGAACAGCTCCGTCCAGGCCTCGCGGTCGGCGGCGGTGAGCTTCTCGATCGTCAGCATGCCCTCATTCTTCGCGACCGGCCCGCGCCGCGGAACAGGTTTCCGCGGAGCGGACACCCGGCCCGACCGGACGCCGTGTCACTTGACGTTCCGTCGGCCAACGCTGCATACGCTTGCCCCGTGACCCTGCTGATCCGCACCGACTTCACCGACCAGGCGCGCTGGGACGAGCTCCGCGCCGTCCTGGCCACCCCCACCGAGGAGGGTCTCCTCGCCGACGTCGCCCTGCTGGAACGGCCCGAGTACGCGGACCTGTCCCCCGTCCAGCTCCTCGCGCTCCTGCACTCCCCCGACCCGCAACGCCTACTGCTGCTCGCCGACCGGGAGACCTTCTCCTCCCACGAACTCCCGGTCCTGGTGGTCGACCTGCTCGCACGCCGCGAGCTGCGGGCGGTCGCGAGCCAGCTCTGGTCGGTGGAGAGCAACCTCTCGCTCGCCACCATGGACTTCGAGGAGTTCGAACGCGCGGCGGCGGAGGAGGACGGGGTGTTCCGGGGGTTCTCCGAGTTCTGACGGCTGGTCAACCAGGTTGTTTCACGTGAAACATCGACTGCCGACGGTCAGCCACCCAGCAGTCGGCGCCAGCGAGGCTGTTCGGTGACCACGCAGGCCAGCGCCAGCAGGGTCACCGGCACCGCGGCCCAGGCGGGCAGCACCAGCCAGCCGCCGGCGACCGCTGCGCCGAGTTCCATCAGCACCAGCAGGATCGTGCCCCAGCCCGGGATCGGCACCGGGACGTTGGTCTTGCCGTTGTCGCCCGGGGTGGCCAGCACCGCCGGTACGCCGATCAGCAGGACGAGCGAGGCGAGGGCGAGCCAGAGCGAGATCCGGCCCATCGCCCACGGGAAGGCGGTCCAGGCGACCAACTCGGCCAGCACGCGCAGGACATCGGGGAGCGGGTACGACTGTCTACTCATACGGAGCACTATCCTCCGGCCCCAACTCCCGCACCACCCTTGCCGGGTTGCCCACCGCGAGCACCCCGGCCGGGAGGTCCCGGGTCACCACCGAGCCCGCGCCCACCACCGTGTCGCGCCCGATGGTGACGCCCGGGCAGACGATCACACCGCCGCCGAGCCAGACGTTGTCCCCGATCGTGATCGGCTCGCCCCGCTCCCAGCCCTCGCGGCGCCGCACCGGGTACAACGCGTGGGTGGCCGCGAGCAGTTGGACGTTCGGGCCGATCTGCACATCGGCGCCGATGGTGATCTGGGCGGTATCCAGGAAGACCGCGTTGAAGTTGACGAACGTGCGGTCACCGATCCTGATGTACTGCCCGAAGTCGCAGTGGAACGGCGGCCGGATCCCGACCCCTTCGCCCAGCGAGCCGATCAGCTGCTCCAGCACCCGCTGGCGGCCGGCCGCCGTCGCCCCGGGCGCGTTGTAGGCGTCGAGCAGCCTGGCCCGCCGGCGCGAGGCCTCGGCCAGCTCCTCGTCGTCCGGGATGAACCAGCGACCCGCGAGCATCCGCTCCTTGTTGACTCCCATGCCGGATCAGACGAACCGTCAGGACCCCTCGTTCCCGCCGGACACGGCGGCCCGCAGCCGCTCCATCACCTCGCCGTCCTCCCGCCAGCCCATCGCGACGCTCTCCGCGACCCGGCGGGCCAGCCCGTCCAGCACCGGCAGCCGCGGCTCGGGCCGCAGCGGCAGCAGGGCCCGCCGGGCCCAGTGCCGCCCGTGCGGGCGCCGGTCGAAGTGCGCCGAGACCGCCTCGCGCAGCCGGTCGTCCTCGCAGTAGAAGCCGACGAACGGCGCCGCGTCCGGATCGTCCGGGTCCGCGCCCGGCCCGAGCCGCTGCCCCAGCCCGAACCCGCACCGCGGCCCGCCGGGCGCCAGCCACTCGACCCGCCCGAGCAGCACGGCCACGTGCGGCGTCCCGTCGCCGGACTCGTACTCGACCCACTCCACCGTCAGCCCCTCGCCCAGCCGGGACGCCAGCTCGTCGAGCACCGCGTGGCTGCGCTCGGGCAGGCCGGCCAGCAGCTCGCGGGCCGCCCGTCGGGCCGCCGTCATCTCCTGGACGTGGGTCAGCCAGAAGCGGGCGGCGGGTTCGTCCACCGGGTTCATCCCGAGCAGGTCCTCCAGGGCGTTCAGGTAGTCGAGGGCGACCGCCCGCCCGCGCCCCTCGCGGGCACCGCCGGCCCGGGCGGGGGCGGCGAGCGCGGCGGACAGGTCGCGGGCCAGGTCGAGCAGCGAGACCGGCCGGACGGCGGCCGACAGGGTCGGCCGCCCGCTCGGGGTGAGCTGCACCAGCACCGGGTCGGGCAGGTGCCCGAACTCCCGGGCC of Kitasatospora viridis contains these proteins:
- the cydB gene encoding cytochrome d ubiquinol oxidase subunit II — protein: MQLHDVWFVLIAVLWIGYFFLEGFDFGIGILTKLLARDRAERRVLINTIGPVWDGNEVWLLTAGGATFAAFPDWYATLFSGFYIPLLVILVCLIVRGVAFEYRHKRSEERWQRNWEEAIFWTSLLPAFLWGVAFANIVHGVHIDQAKNYTGSFWDLLNPYAILGGLTTLVLFTFHGAVFSSLKTVGDIRLRARALALKLGLVTAVLALAFLIWTQVHQGDGWSLAALVVAVLALVGALGVLRAGREGWGFALSGLTIVAAVAMLFLALFPNVMPSTLNPQWSLTVSNAASSPYTLKLMTVVAAVFTPIVLLYQAWTYWVFRKRIGVQHIPAEH
- a CDS encoding cytochrome ubiquinol oxidase subunit I; translated protein: MELALAHETIARWQFGVTTVYHFLFVPLTISLAALVAGLETAWVRTGKQKYFHATKFWGKLFLINIAMGVVTGIVQEFQFGMNWSDYSRFVGDVFGAPLAMEALIAFFFESTFIGLWIFGWDKLPKKLHCACIWMVAIGTVLSAYFILAANSWMQHPNGYTIDPVTKKARLTDIGKVLFQDTTLAQVFHTLTASFLTGAAFMVGIASYHLWKAKRRPERTDGRQIASMRTSLRVGLAVAVVAGLGTAVSGDTLAKVMFEQQPMKMASAEALWDTQAPAPFSIFAIGDVSKGHNSVELQVPGILSFLAKSNFHDAVPGINDTARAEAAKYGGNPQDYIPNIFVTYWGFRLMMGFGMTSFVAALIGLWTTRKRRFLAPEFRTGEEEVPRLMLTRTREMGPFLTKWSWRIGILTMGFPLIANSFGWVFTEMGRQPWSVFGLMTTADSVSPNVSIGMQIGAFATFTALYAVLAVVEVRLMVKYAKAGPDVEEQPPAKDPTLRGPSSDEDADQPLAFAY
- a CDS encoding sensor histidine kinase, translating into MGRLTGVRRLVGRPFSLRARLLALTLVLVATGLVVSDVVVLGTVRSQLTNRLDQQLERVGTPMSHRGGQRQSAGPPVSPFVTDNSVASKRSGNLAGLPSLYEVRMLSADGSVLRSMAQPMTPSDPVLRLPHFTPAELTEHLGEAFDVPGTDGDDPWRVLVLPVVRSSPAPAPANSSAYVVVGASLGEVNSTVEKLRVGFLVIGGAVLVLIGGLGALAVRAGLRPLRRIERGTELIAGGEMSYRMPEPSNATEVGRLSLALNGMLDQIETAFAAQAASESRMRRFVADASHELRTPLAGIRGFAELYRMGALRSETDVKRTMDRIESEAVRMGGLVEDLLTLARLDEERPLDLAPMDLRTLAADALHDVTALDPSRPVSLTGPGGTGAPAAAPVLGEEARLRQVVTNLVGNAVKHTPPGTPVRIAVGRLDGCCVIEVADSGPGLTDDQAERVFERFYRVDASRSRQDGGGAGLGLAIAAALARAHGGELGLETVAGEGAVFRLVLPVALG
- a CDS encoding response regulator transcription factor — protein: MSGTATQDATRQATAPAAQAPSSQSSGEAFLLVVDDEPNIRELLSASLRFSGFRVESAASGEEALALITEERPDLVVLDVMLPDLDGFTVVERLREQTRRQQIANPAGLAARPGRPRPADHLPVLFLTAKDGTEDKVHGLAAGADDYVTKPFSLEELIARIRAILRRAGGPAEDGRLVVADLTLDPLAHEVTRDGRPVSLSPTEFKLLHYLMANVGRVVSKTQILDHVWAYDFGGDLSIVESYISYLRRKLDSGPEHGAKLIHTVRGIGYALRRPPQQAQD
- a CDS encoding VC0807 family protein, producing MSSTTAPPPAPARKRSSAALGWVISIAFNVVAPILIYNHFHGHTSEYVALLLSGLGPVLDIVIYLAWHRRADEFAMISLLFVAITVVVSFIGPHDARLLLAKDSAVTGLFGLLCLATLAAPRPLMFYFGRKFATDGTPEQVAWWNGLWQFEGFRTVQRNLTIGWGVGMLVEAVVRIACVYSLSHGTVVTVNSVLPYAFTGVLVFWTMSYARRAQARGAARAALATATAETV
- a CDS encoding ABC transporter permease, whose translation is MILFQMLRFAVAGLNANKVRSALTMLGVLIGVASVILLLAVGNGSSQAVKNSITALGTNSLTVSSGASGGARTASTVKKLTVDDAKALANPTAAPDIKSVAPEVTTTAAATYGNISYTPGSVIGTYPAYFETTNSKIAQGDYFSNDDVLNSRKVAVIGSTTAQQLFDTENPVGKQITLGGTPFTVVGVLATKGSSTGFTDPDDVVIAPLPTVQNAFTGFSSVNQILVQATSAETTTQAQSEITQILMGTHSLTDPTKLDFRVSNQASLLSTRESTSQTFTVLLGAVAAISLLVGGIGITNIMLVTVTERTREIGIRKALGAPKAVILGQFLAESTLLSVLGAGLGVAVGMIGSHFSVVGIKPVVIPSSVFGAFGIAVAIGLFFGSYPANRAASLRPIDALRHE
- a CDS encoding ABC transporter ATP-binding protein → MGRRSRGSAPRAGEPQQEQRPGPPPPVIQVRRLTKSYGHGDATVHALRGPSDPQTGEPLGVSLDIEQGDFVAVMGSSGSGKSTLMNILGCLDVPTAGRYLLDGIDVGHLDEQQLSLVRNRKIGFIFQSFNLVPRTTALAQVELPLAYAGVRAAERRQRAEAALSLVGLGSRMDHKPNELSGGQQQRVAVARALVTAPAMLLADEPTGNLDTRSTEEVLAIIDALNAAGRTVVLITHEDEVAAHAKRVLRLVDGQVISDKRQGPVVGPPPVLAAQQRSQLVGGPR